A region from the Salicibibacter cibarius genome encodes:
- a CDS encoding superinfection immunity protein: MDVIFNFLLTVAALVVSVGLYFLPTIIALVRKKRSSGAIMVFNLIVFGFLMTLGLIGSIGWIILIIWSLLPDKEF; the protein is encoded by the coding sequence ATGGACGTTATTTTTAATTTTTTATTAACGGTTGCCGCGTTAGTTGTGAGCGTCGGCTTATATTTTTTGCCCACAATCATCGCTTTGGTGCGAAAAAAACGAAGCAGCGGTGCAATCATGGTTTTTAACCTGATTGTATTTGGTTTTCTTATGACATTGGGGCTCATAGGCAGTATCGGATGGATAATATTAATCATTTGGTCTCTTTTGCCGGATAAGGAATTCTAA
- a CDS encoding DUF58 domain-containing protein, producing the protein MTKSSGRSWPPLRFLDKWLIRDTILPTKRLFYLALAGVIFIAVAGLWNLGFTMFWLYNALLLVFSFIDVLLTPTRKDIRLQRDLPEKVDAREPFDVTIAVENRSNHPIAIEIKDDLPAEFEPSPSLTGIVRKGKKTLAYRSRTKERGDYQFHYLYARYSGIIGLWKKQAIVSAEANIRVYPNLRNVRGNLSSLQQHLVIDGQRVRRRTTAGTEFDHIREYVPDDDLRTINWAASARHREVMTNVFQPERGKVVTLFIDCGRMMGVELDNHVKLDRSLEVALTMAAVALKQGDQVAVLAFSAEIKTYVPAGKGLAHFQTILEAVYNLKSDYSESDYSLAFTTLTRYQKRRSFLVLFSDMENYLFEDQLLPYLHRLGKRHALLLLSLQDPLLFQWKKTEVNDTKTAYIRSVAYHMTLQRRQMLKKMASIGTEALDVPADQFSLTAVNAYLDLREKEA; encoded by the coding sequence GTGACCAAATCATCCGGGAGATCATGGCCTCCATTACGGTTCCTCGATAAATGGCTGATTCGCGATACGATTCTTCCCACGAAACGGCTATTTTATCTGGCACTTGCCGGGGTTATTTTCATCGCAGTGGCCGGCTTGTGGAACCTTGGTTTTACGATGTTCTGGCTGTATAACGCTTTGCTTCTGGTGTTTAGTTTCATTGATGTCCTCCTTACGCCAACGAGGAAGGACATACGATTGCAGCGGGATCTTCCCGAAAAAGTGGATGCCCGGGAACCTTTTGATGTAACCATCGCGGTGGAGAACCGGAGTAATCATCCAATTGCGATCGAGATTAAAGATGATTTGCCTGCTGAATTTGAACCGTCACCTTCCTTAACCGGGATCGTTAGGAAGGGGAAAAAAACGTTAGCTTACCGGAGCCGGACGAAAGAAAGAGGCGATTACCAATTCCATTATTTATACGCCAGGTATTCGGGGATCATCGGGTTGTGGAAAAAACAAGCGATTGTTTCCGCCGAAGCTAATATTCGCGTTTATCCCAATTTACGTAATGTAAGAGGGAATTTATCTTCCCTGCAGCAACATCTTGTGATCGACGGGCAAAGAGTAAGGCGCAGAACAACTGCCGGTACCGAATTCGACCATATTCGCGAATACGTGCCGGATGATGATCTGCGTACCATCAACTGGGCAGCTTCTGCCCGCCATCGGGAAGTGATGACCAACGTTTTTCAACCGGAGCGCGGGAAAGTGGTAACACTTTTCATCGATTGCGGCAGAATGATGGGCGTGGAGCTGGACAATCACGTCAAGTTGGACCGGTCTTTGGAAGTGGCTTTAACGATGGCCGCGGTGGCCCTGAAACAAGGGGACCAGGTGGCGGTTCTGGCTTTTTCTGCAGAAATAAAAACGTATGTGCCGGCAGGGAAAGGATTGGCTCACTTTCAGACGATTTTGGAAGCGGTCTATAACCTGAAAAGCGATTACAGCGAATCCGATTATAGCCTGGCATTCACAACCCTAACACGTTATCAGAAGCGCCGGTCTTTCCTCGTACTCTTTTCGGATATGGAGAATTATCTGTTTGAGGATCAACTTTTGCCATACTTACACCGCCTTGGAAAACGCCATGCTTTATTGCTGTTGTCCTTGCAGGATCCGTTGCTTTTTCAATGGAAAAAAACCGAAGTGAACGATACGAAAACGGCTTATATCCGCAGTGTCGCGTACCATATGACATTGCAGCGCAGGCAAATGTTGAAAAAAATGGCCAGTATCGGCACGGAAGCGTTGGATGTGCCGGCTGATCAATTTTCGTTAACGGCGGTTAACGCTTATTTGGATTTACGAGAGAAAGAGGCGTGA
- a CDS encoding AAA family ATPase translates to MQQLMEKMEQRIYGQEENMRLLTVALLAGGHVLLEGVPGLGKTKMVRTLAELTAGDYRRVQFTPDMMPSDLTGNVIFNMQANQFQTVKGPVFANLLLADEINRTPPKTQSALLEAMEERQVTIQGETYPLPDPFFVIATQNPVESEGTYPLPEAQLDRFLFKLILDYPAQEHEQKMLKGHVPFFQEEDDAYAPVFDWNQLREKRRALLEVKVEDSLYDYMTQIIRATRETGRVQLGASPRAGIAVLMASRALAVMEGRTYITPDDIKFVALPVLRHRIIVTPQVELEGGSSDQIIREIMASITVPR, encoded by the coding sequence TTGCAACAATTAATGGAGAAAATGGAACAGCGTATTTACGGCCAGGAAGAAAATATGCGTCTGTTAACCGTGGCATTGCTGGCTGGCGGGCATGTGCTGCTGGAAGGTGTACCGGGACTGGGAAAAACAAAAATGGTGCGCACGTTGGCGGAATTGACGGCGGGTGATTATCGTCGTGTGCAATTTACCCCTGATATGATGCCCAGTGACCTCACGGGCAATGTGATCTTTAATATGCAGGCCAATCAATTTCAAACCGTCAAAGGGCCGGTTTTTGCCAATTTGTTGCTGGCCGATGAAATTAATCGTACGCCGCCGAAGACGCAATCGGCTTTATTGGAAGCGATGGAAGAACGGCAAGTGACCATTCAAGGTGAAACTTATCCGCTGCCGGATCCGTTTTTTGTCATTGCCACTCAAAATCCCGTTGAATCCGAAGGCACCTATCCGCTACCTGAAGCCCAACTGGATCGGTTTTTGTTCAAATTGATTTTGGATTATCCTGCTCAAGAACATGAACAGAAAATGTTAAAAGGGCATGTTCCTTTCTTTCAGGAAGAGGATGACGCGTATGCGCCTGTTTTTGATTGGAACCAATTGCGGGAAAAACGTCGGGCATTGTTGGAAGTGAAGGTGGAAGACTCGTTATATGATTATATGACCCAGATTATTCGAGCCACGAGAGAGACGGGTCGTGTGCAATTGGGGGCAAGCCCCCGGGCGGGCATTGCCGTGTTAATGGCGAGCCGGGCGTTAGCCGTAATGGAAGGCCGGACGTATATTACCCCTGATGACATTAAGTTTGTCGCCCTTCCCGTTTTACGCCATCGCATTATCGTAACTCCGCAGGTGGAATTGGAGGGAGGAAGCAGTGACCAAATCATCCGGGAGATCATGGCCTCCATTACGGTTCCTCGATAA
- a CDS encoding DUF4350 domain-containing protein: protein MGKWNRFHTGILVCILLFIILGLFIFQPDREDFSPYVSFSPAPDGTKAVSLWLEESGVPVQEWNQPWRFLPEEEDHTVLLIQPFMDFSAEREWMLDWLEDGNDLILFDEEPMEWPGFEVEDMGRMKRVKVPFIGIRVMKRWTRPSIHLCALPWRRRMKTTLKCLFRMMMAYWLWKKRSVPEV, encoded by the coding sequence ATGGGTAAATGGAACAGATTCCATACCGGCATACTCGTTTGTATCCTCTTATTCATCATCTTGGGCCTTTTTATTTTTCAGCCGGACAGAGAAGATTTCTCTCCGTATGTGTCATTTTCTCCTGCTCCCGATGGCACAAAGGCAGTGTCGTTGTGGTTGGAGGAGAGCGGTGTTCCGGTACAGGAATGGAATCAGCCCTGGCGTTTTCTTCCCGAGGAAGAGGATCACACGGTGCTGTTGATTCAGCCATTCATGGATTTTTCTGCGGAACGGGAATGGATGCTGGATTGGCTGGAAGATGGCAACGACCTTATCTTATTTGACGAGGAACCCATGGAATGGCCAGGGTTTGAGGTTGAAGATATGGGGCGTATGAAGAGGGTGAAGGTTCCGTTCATTGGCATCCGGGTGATGAAACGTTGGACGCGACCGTCGATACACCTTTGCGCCTTGCCCTGGAGGAGGAGAATGAAGACGACATTGAAGTGCTTGTTTCGGATGATGATGGCATATTGGCTTTGGAAAAAACGATCGGTGCCGGAAGTTTAA
- a CDS encoding DUF4129 domain-containing protein, producing MPNQHESLQEDREHLREILNREEFVQHRDEHEPLLEQLWQWVEERLFGWLPETAADDGFMAVIPYVMVVIALGLIVFLMYWLSTQMVRRKYMSGNVLLEEEELELKAGDYLHKAKASRDRNERQEGVRYAFLGLLMHWESHNVLQVEAWKTNGEYAREIHSRKKELLPFFREAAHLFDRVWYGKEEISARDFERFLQKVEEEMRAGETNG from the coding sequence ATGCCAAATCAACATGAATCGTTACAAGAGGACCGGGAACATTTACGGGAGATCTTAAATCGGGAAGAATTCGTTCAGCATCGCGACGAACATGAACCATTGTTGGAACAACTTTGGCAATGGGTCGAGGAGCGGTTGTTTGGCTGGTTGCCCGAAACCGCGGCGGATGACGGATTTATGGCCGTTATTCCTTATGTCATGGTGGTTATCGCGCTCGGTTTGATCGTGTTTCTTATGTATTGGTTATCCACTCAAATGGTGCGGCGTAAGTATATGTCCGGGAACGTGTTGTTGGAAGAGGAAGAGTTGGAGTTAAAGGCGGGAGATTATCTGCACAAAGCGAAAGCGTCCCGGGACAGAAACGAGCGCCAGGAAGGGGTGCGTTATGCATTTTTGGGATTGCTGATGCACTGGGAGTCACACAATGTTTTGCAAGTGGAAGCTTGGAAAACAAACGGTGAATATGCCCGTGAAATACATAGCCGAAAGAAAGAACTCCTGCCTTTTTTTCGGGAAGCCGCGCATTTATTTGATCGTGTCTGGTATGGAAAGGAAGAGATTTCAGCTCGCGATTTTGAGCGTTTTTTGCAAAAGGTGGAGGAAGAGATGAGAGCAGGTGAGACAAATGGGTAA
- a CDS encoding T7SS effector LXG polymorphic toxin, translated as MILDTEELIETMSTIVQEIDGHKNVIETIKSNVEAICNLESLQGEGGSAIKDHFTTLHLPVLTMTHHFIETYKGHLEQVRNNLFLFDSDNALVRFSYLEDVKADLHQVIQFTQESADTINASYNRVSDLVGTGQLDISSLIEGATGAKDNIDDTEEALLESDEANHVILNEAKQLLIHFGNLVNKVEGWIGDDVELSPETLKDISAYFQDSQTVNNLMDDEVVGLILERLVEGDNLTDAEQELVYHYIQNEIVDQEKLEEIVELIDGDEDDLMYQLNQDTLASEATLDDEIAMIEAYLHGRNLKPKEHVGEPEDDAKLSAYLAVLNNYKTAISEVKEELDREEIAGPGNPLFARVEYLEYEQTNEPYAISFNTGIAISLTQYDDDPNREKFLNMREVLPGRLNESEVTYYMSEDAANGLQYSENEELEEEYANYTENFISEETFGLLISQLAKRAPGLSVVDALARYESGKNEKEDDLKIGNAKLTAMDLDMEIQISDRFVPGPGSNQLEIQLHPTDITFDALSRWEEVHNINPDIPYPATEIEDQDWYSISEHLTENRGVIRGMDPDLYSYIFSNKLEGGKTVEELAGNH; from the coding sequence ATGATTCTTGACACAGAAGAATTAATTGAGACAATGTCAACTATCGTTCAAGAAATAGACGGTCATAAGAATGTCATCGAAACCATTAAATCGAACGTTGAGGCCATTTGTAACTTAGAATCGTTACAAGGAGAGGGCGGTAGTGCCATCAAAGACCACTTCACGACCCTTCATCTGCCAGTGCTTACTATGACCCATCACTTTATTGAAACTTATAAAGGCCATCTGGAACAAGTGAGAAATAATCTTTTCCTCTTTGATTCGGATAATGCGCTTGTCCGTTTCTCGTATCTTGAAGATGTTAAAGCTGACCTTCATCAGGTTATCCAATTTACACAAGAATCTGCAGACACGATTAACGCCTCTTATAACAGAGTCAGTGATTTAGTGGGTACGGGACAATTGGATATCAGCTCACTGATTGAGGGTGCCACAGGCGCCAAGGATAACATCGATGATACCGAAGAAGCGCTTTTGGAATCGGATGAGGCTAATCACGTCATTTTAAATGAAGCGAAGCAATTGCTGATCCACTTTGGCAACCTCGTCAACAAAGTTGAAGGATGGATCGGGGATGACGTGGAACTATCACCGGAGACATTGAAGGATATTTCGGCTTATTTTCAGGATAGTCAAACAGTAAACAACCTGATGGATGATGAGGTGGTAGGGTTGATTTTAGAAAGGTTAGTGGAGGGTGATAACTTAACCGACGCTGAACAAGAACTGGTCTATCACTATATTCAGAACGAAATCGTTGATCAAGAAAAATTGGAAGAAATTGTTGAATTAATTGACGGAGACGAAGATGATTTAATGTACCAGTTGAATCAAGACACCCTAGCTTCAGAAGCGACGTTAGACGATGAAATAGCGATGATTGAAGCCTATTTGCATGGTCGGAATTTGAAACCGAAAGAACATGTTGGAGAGCCAGAGGATGATGCTAAACTTAGTGCCTATTTAGCCGTTCTGAATAACTACAAAACGGCTATATCAGAAGTTAAGGAAGAATTGGATAGGGAGGAGATCGCCGGACCAGGCAACCCTTTGTTTGCTCGAGTGGAATACTTGGAGTATGAACAAACAAATGAGCCTTATGCTATTTCTTTCAACACTGGTATTGCTATTAGTCTCACCCAATACGATGATGATCCGAACAGAGAAAAGTTTTTAAATATGCGGGAAGTATTGCCAGGTAGATTAAACGAGTCAGAGGTTACTTATTATATGAGTGAAGATGCAGCAAATGGCTTACAATATTCGGAAAATGAAGAGCTTGAGGAAGAATATGCCAATTACACTGAAAATTTTATAAGTGAAGAAACATTTGGGTTACTGATTAGTCAGTTGGCTAAAAGAGCACCAGGTTTGTCTGTGGTAGATGCTCTAGCTAGATATGAATCAGGCAAAAATGAAAAGGAAGATGATTTAAAAATAGGTAATGCTAAGTTGACAGCTATGGATCTTGATATGGAAATTCAAATTTCAGATCGTTTTGTTCCGGGTCCGGGCTCAAATCAATTGGAAATTCAACTACATCCCACGGATATAACATTTGATGCACTCAGTAGGTGGGAAGAAGTGCACAATATTAACCCTGATATACCATATCCTGCCACCGAAATTGAGGATCAGGATTGGTATAGCATTAGTGAACATTTGACAGAAAATAGAGGAGTCATAAGAGGTATGGATCCTGATCTTTACAGTTATATCTTTAGTAATAAATTAGAAGGTGGAAAAACGGTGGAGGAACTTGCGGGAAATCATTAA
- a CDS encoding DUF5344 family protein encodes MPEIKVNTAEASEAFTTLQDSINSFSEVSQQIPAGITDLKTIDDLREIQEIYSGLLKSYVDVLERVEKQGRDHIKDMEDTDEQLSQQSS; translated from the coding sequence ATGCCGGAAATTAAAGTTAATACGGCTGAAGCATCTGAAGCATTTACTACATTACAAGATTCCATAAATAGCTTTTCCGAAGTTAGCCAGCAAATCCCTGCTGGTATCACTGATCTGAAAACCATCGATGATTTGAGAGAAATTCAAGAAATCTACAGTGGTCTTCTCAAATCTTATGTGGACGTACTGGAAAGAGTAGAAAAACAAGGTAGAGACCATATCAAAGACATGGAAGATACTGATGAACAGCTTTCCCAACAATCATCGTAA
- a CDS encoding YwqH-like family protein yields the protein MISNDRIENLTNQNVQLRADINTAQEQIERLEIAQQEITAEEPNFNQHRQILRKQDLGDDAWRGGRKLTHAGLRDNVESRFDVGVTDIEDMLSAIIRKKQELQSQVTSMQNTISTNDQAISEEKRDQ from the coding sequence ATGATCTCGAATGATCGGATTGAAAATTTAACGAATCAAAACGTTCAACTGCGGGCAGATATTAACACAGCCCAAGAGCAAATCGAACGATTGGAAATCGCCCAACAGGAAATTACCGCAGAAGAACCTAATTTTAATCAGCATCGGCAAATATTAAGAAAACAGGACCTTGGCGATGATGCCTGGCGCGGAGGTAGAAAACTGACGCATGCCGGGCTAAGAGACAACGTTGAAAGTAGATTTGATGTAGGTGTGACCGATATCGAGGATATGCTTTCAGCGATCATACGCAAGAAACAGGAACTACAGTCGCAAGTCACTTCCATGCAAAATACGATTTCAACTAATGATCAAGCCATTTCAGAGGAAAAACGCGATCAATAA
- a CDS encoding type VII secretion EssA family protein has product MKRNAFIAGVGGVMAIAITAPASVSGEPSDGDRVEPGEYEERDVLLELSEYTEDVERGAIDVPDEQYLLEFDQPLEDDYDDIEQALFSDADNQITTAESVANDIELFEDVEPEVEYASSGEESDDGIAWIPWLLGTVVIGLVGTLFAYVVPNMGIGE; this is encoded by the coding sequence ATGAAGCGTAATGCATTCATAGCCGGCGTGGGAGGGGTGATGGCCATCGCCATCACCGCCCCGGCTTCCGTTTCAGGGGAACCTTCCGATGGCGACCGGGTAGAACCCGGCGAGTACGAGGAACGGGATGTGTTGCTGGAACTGAGTGAATACACGGAAGATGTTGAGCGGGGAGCCATCGATGTCCCTGATGAACAATATTTACTGGAATTTGACCAGCCATTGGAAGATGACTATGACGACATCGAGCAAGCCCTGTTTTCGGATGCGGACAACCAAATCACCACGGCCGAATCCGTCGCCAATGACATCGAGCTCTTCGAAGACGTGGAACCGGAAGTGGAATACGCAAGCAGCGGAGAAGAAAGTGATGACGGCATTGCCTGGATCCCCTGGTTGCTAGGGACGGTTGTGATTGGATTAGTGGGGACTTTATTTGCGTATGTTGTGCCTAATATGGGGATTGGGGAGTAA
- the esaA gene encoding type VII secretion protein EsaA translates to MLEKSRIIKLAILVVIIIAVPVLFFQYIGENPMMDRETDTAADEDADEGEVEGAIAVVNEDSGYDGEGMEEPLLYGQDIVPTLQEGSDYEWSVTGRSSAQAGLEDQEYDAVVYFGTNFSENVMSFTDEVPDQADVSYEIYSNLDAENQQRVQNELENAQQQMNSQISTQYWQYVTEEINGVRANFEEVLEKEIEFLDEMYDFYAPSSEVLADEIDQQRNTLSQLFENTSEADDLYEASQSDLEGAQEAFEGLLDGMDEYREYQEGQADTLVETSTENESIVDNTVTNFNDLIEGGRSSVEDTQSPYNPELDNEGDEVFSFIQDWRNGADDYSQHLGSLEGEMQGSVDESEDALSQMSQSSDTQREMLDELAEESESLFWEQYSDVQDMRSGLTDPPGDRGPERPEEPEEELDPINAEVLDEAKEHIEDMGKHLEALRPEEPDEPEEPEEPEEPEEDDEEGNDEEEGTEEEDEGEGNEEEDSGEEGNGEDDGEEGNDEDEPADPPSSDEDYEELREAWDNANQVLEELEHELEDAGFAIEENEESTEAFLDYYGELLEYIEELEQLWGNVSQPLIGHIEEQEAAVLDRLPDDGVFEEPIRNEDPVQLMDYYGELVALDLALDQMTEVDKDVIDELDAQAEMVQGQLDDIDGNLSSVANVQDGIDESGDTADEATESLDAFVDDTNVLLADLEEAIAEEQQLIMEDLDDVLESGQTIQGTLQDDWNALEADQGPVEELDGQLVQSNQQSSLGEIQQLGGQVASLGDRQDDLVSSTEEMYGSVESVQEEADDLSGRWSENVDNTELVHEDVNSILANASTDGYHNDYVYNHLSNPVGVSGVSQENVEQTADASSESGESTSTSTTPPIVMLIIILMTSLLIGYLTHHYSNAPLMVNVSLFLILSIVVGLIISIYGLNIYSMSDGQALQWTTLTVLLIIATAGIVRFAFSAGPFIGWIVSIGLMVFFMTPLLDMAMPNFSTTNPVAELYMAIQYGNQGEFIAGTIILGVISLLVLSVPFIQKAFSSAKAKSKEDDYYEA, encoded by the coding sequence ATGTTGGAAAAGAGTCGAATAATAAAATTGGCGATTCTTGTTGTGATCATCATCGCGGTGCCTGTTCTTTTCTTTCAATATATTGGCGAGAATCCAATGATGGATAGGGAAACGGACACAGCCGCGGATGAAGATGCAGATGAAGGCGAAGTGGAGGGCGCGATCGCCGTTGTCAATGAAGATAGTGGATATGATGGGGAAGGAATGGAGGAACCCCTTCTATACGGCCAGGATATCGTGCCTACGTTACAAGAAGGTTCCGACTATGAATGGAGCGTTACCGGCCGCTCTTCAGCACAAGCAGGTCTGGAAGATCAGGAATATGACGCTGTCGTGTACTTCGGAACGAATTTCTCGGAAAATGTGATGTCTTTTACGGATGAAGTGCCTGATCAGGCAGACGTAAGCTATGAGATTTACAGCAATTTGGATGCAGAGAATCAACAACGGGTGCAAAATGAACTTGAAAATGCCCAACAACAAATGAACAGCCAAATTTCTACACAGTATTGGCAGTATGTAACCGAAGAGATAAACGGCGTACGGGCAAACTTTGAGGAAGTGCTGGAAAAGGAAATTGAATTTCTTGATGAGATGTACGACTTCTATGCGCCAAGCTCCGAAGTGCTTGCCGACGAAATCGACCAGCAGCGCAATACATTAAGTCAACTATTTGAGAATACGTCAGAGGCCGATGACCTGTATGAAGCTTCCCAGTCGGACTTGGAAGGTGCTCAGGAGGCTTTTGAAGGTCTTTTGGATGGCATGGATGAGTACAGGGAATATCAGGAAGGCCAAGCAGATACCCTTGTGGAAACGAGCACTGAAAATGAATCGATTGTCGATAATACGGTGACGAATTTCAACGACCTTATAGAGGGTGGAAGGTCGTCGGTTGAGGATACACAGTCGCCATATAATCCTGAACTGGACAATGAGGGTGATGAGGTCTTTTCCTTTATACAAGACTGGAGGAATGGAGCCGACGATTACTCGCAGCATTTAGGCAGCCTTGAAGGTGAGATGCAGGGGTCGGTTGATGAATCCGAAGATGCATTAAGCCAAATGAGTCAAAGCTCGGACACGCAGCGCGAGATGCTCGATGAGTTGGCTGAAGAGAGCGAATCATTGTTTTGGGAACAGTATTCCGATGTTCAGGATATGCGCTCGGGGTTAACGGATCCCCCCGGGGACAGAGGACCGGAAAGGCCGGAGGAACCTGAAGAAGAACTGGACCCTATCAATGCTGAGGTGCTCGACGAAGCGAAAGAACATATTGAGGATATGGGAAAGCATCTTGAAGCGCTTCGGCCTGAAGAGCCGGATGAACCGGAAGAACCGGAAGAACCGGAAGAGCCGGAGGAAGACGATGAGGAAGGCAATGACGAAGAAGAAGGTACTGAGGAGGAAGACGAAGGGGAAGGCAACGAGGAAGAAGACAGTGGCGAAGAAGGCAACGGGGAAGATGACGGAGAAGAGGGAAACGATGAAGATGAACCGGCAGATCCCCCTTCCTCGGATGAAGATTATGAAGAGCTTCGGGAAGCTTGGGATAATGCGAATCAAGTATTGGAGGAACTGGAGCATGAACTAGAAGATGCCGGATTCGCCATTGAAGAAAATGAGGAATCGACCGAGGCTTTTCTTGACTACTACGGGGAATTGCTCGAATACATTGAGGAACTTGAACAGCTTTGGGGAAATGTTTCCCAACCGTTAATCGGGCACATTGAGGAACAAGAGGCAGCGGTACTTGACCGTCTCCCCGATGATGGGGTTTTTGAGGAACCGATTCGAAACGAGGACCCCGTCCAATTAATGGATTACTACGGGGAATTGGTCGCCCTCGATTTGGCGCTTGATCAAATGACCGAAGTAGATAAAGATGTGATCGATGAATTGGATGCCCAAGCGGAAATGGTTCAGGGGCAACTGGATGACATCGACGGCAACCTATCTTCGGTGGCCAATGTTCAAGATGGCATCGATGAGTCTGGGGATACCGCCGATGAAGCAACAGAATCGTTAGATGCATTTGTCGATGATACGAATGTTCTTTTGGCTGACCTTGAAGAGGCGATTGCCGAGGAACAGCAGTTGATCATGGAGGATCTTGATGATGTGCTGGAAAGCGGGCAAACCATACAAGGGACCTTGCAAGATGACTGGAATGCCCTCGAAGCAGACCAAGGCCCTGTGGAGGAGTTGGATGGCCAGCTCGTCCAAAGCAACCAGCAATCATCCCTTGGAGAGATTCAACAATTAGGGGGGCAGGTGGCATCCCTTGGAGATCGCCAAGATGATCTCGTGTCCTCGACGGAAGAGATGTACGGAAGTGTAGAGTCCGTGCAAGAAGAAGCGGATGACTTGAGTGGCCGCTGGTCGGAGAATGTGGATAACACAGAATTGGTCCATGAAGATGTCAACTCCATTCTGGCCAATGCATCCACGGATGGCTACCATAACGATTATGTGTATAATCACTTGTCCAATCCCGTCGGCGTTAGTGGCGTGAGCCAGGAAAATGTGGAACAAACGGCAGATGCGTCTTCCGAATCGGGAGAATCGACGTCCACGTCCACGACACCGCCGATTGTGATGCTTATTATCATTCTCATGACGAGTCTGCTGATCGGTTATTTAACCCATCACTATTCTAACGCGCCATTAATGGTTAACGTGTCCTTGTTTTTGATTCTGTCGATCGTCGTCGGTTTAATCATCAGCATCTATGGCCTGAACATTTATTCCATGTCGGATGGCCAAGCCTTGCAATGGACGACACTCACGGTCCTTTTGATTATAGCGACAGCAGGCATTGTTCGTTTTGCCTTCAGCGCCGGTCCTTTCATTGGATGGATCGTCAGTATCGGTCTTATGGTGTTCTTCATGACGCCGCTATTGGACATGGCCATGCCGAACTTCAGCACGACCAATCCTGTCGCTGAGCTTTACATGGCCATTCAATACGGAAATCAAGGAGAATTCATTGCCGGTACGATCATTCTCGGCGTCATCAGCCTGCTCGTTTTATCTGTCCCGTTCATCCAAAAAGCATTCAGCAGTGCAAAAGCGAAAAGCAAGGAAGACGACTATTATGAAGCGTAA